The proteins below come from a single Psychrobacter sp. FDAARGOS_221 genomic window:
- a CDS encoding ribonuclease Z → MLQLTFLGTSAGIPTKHRNVTALAVECINPFASKRSQQSGSKKPWVLIDCGEATQHQLLHTKLSGQQLAAVCITHVHGDHCYGLPGLLASLAMAGRTEPLTIIAPKAIEQFMSAIQQTTELYLPYAITYIATENLVAESGQSNQPVLFDLSATHQLQIEVTKLSHRVDSYAYSLTQSVETIALDKDKLLASGIEPSPIWGQLQAGEDVITEEGQRLASVDFTLRKQQQLKIVVAGDNDSPNLLRQAVQGASLLVHEATYTQAVADKIAMRVDGFDPMHTTAKSVAQFAQAVNLPHLIVTHFSARYQPYDDPDSKVSNMADIRQEVEKFYQGNVWLARDFAQFEVSADGVKSNAKDKV, encoded by the coding sequence ATGCTGCAATTGACCTTCTTGGGCACCTCAGCCGGTATTCCCACCAAGCACCGCAATGTCACGGCGTTGGCGGTTGAATGTATCAATCCCTTTGCTTCTAAGCGTAGTCAGCAAAGCGGCAGCAAAAAGCCTTGGGTATTAATCGATTGTGGCGAAGCAACCCAGCATCAGCTGTTACATACCAAGCTGAGCGGTCAGCAGTTGGCAGCAGTTTGTATTACCCACGTGCATGGCGATCATTGCTATGGTCTACCGGGGCTGTTAGCCAGTTTGGCTATGGCAGGACGCACTGAGCCTTTGACTATCATTGCTCCGAAAGCTATTGAGCAGTTTATGAGTGCGATACAGCAGACCACTGAGCTGTATTTACCCTATGCGATAACCTATATCGCTACTGAAAACTTAGTTGCTGAAAGCGGTCAATCTAATCAGCCTGTGTTATTCGATTTATCAGCCACGCATCAGCTTCAAATTGAGGTAACTAAGTTATCGCATCGTGTTGATTCTTATGCCTATAGCTTGACCCAAAGCGTCGAAACCATTGCGCTAGATAAAGATAAATTACTGGCCTCTGGTATCGAGCCGAGTCCAATTTGGGGGCAGCTGCAAGCGGGCGAAGATGTGATTACTGAAGAAGGGCAGCGACTGGCTTCGGTTGATTTTACACTGCGCAAACAGCAGCAGCTTAAGATAGTCGTCGCCGGTGACAATGACAGTCCAAATCTATTACGACAAGCGGTACAGGGCGCAAGCTTGCTGGTTCATGAAGCCACTTATACTCAAGCGGTGGCGGATAAAATTGCTATGCGTGTTGATGGCTTTGACCCGATGCACACTACTGCAAAAAGTGTGGCACAGTTTGCGCAAGCGGTTAATTTGCCACATTTAATAGTGACTCACTTTAGCGCCCGTTATCAGCCGTACGATGACCCAGACAGTAAGGTTTCCAATATGGCCGATATACGCCAAGAGGTTGAGAAGTTTTATCAGGGCAATGTATGGCTAGCACGTGATTTTGCACAGTTTGAAGTCAGCGCAGATGGTGTTAAGTCTAATGCGAAGGATAAGGTTTAG
- the folD gene encoding bifunctional methylenetetrahydrofolate dehydrogenase/methenyltetrahydrofolate cyclohydrolase FolD: MTDATATRLDGKALAKQIETDLSQRVAALIEKTGRTPILATILVGDDPASATYVRMKGNACKRVGMESIKVEMPASTTTEELLAKIDELNNNPDVHGILLQHPVPEQIDERACFDAIDLAKDVDGVTSLGFGRMSMGEPAYGSCTPQGIMYLLEHYGIEFSGKNAVVVGRSAILGKPMAQMLLNANCTVTTCHSRTENLAEHVGRADIIVGAVGVPELIKKDWIKPGAVVVDAGFHPTDNGGVGDIELTGIESIASAYTPVPGGVGPMTINTLIRQTVEAAEKAAGL, from the coding sequence ATGACTGATGCCACCGCAACACGCCTTGATGGTAAAGCACTTGCGAAACAAATTGAGACAGACTTAAGCCAGCGCGTTGCTGCCCTTATCGAAAAAACAGGTCGTACCCCTATATTGGCGACCATTTTGGTTGGTGATGATCCGGCATCAGCGACTTACGTACGCATGAAAGGCAATGCCTGTAAGCGTGTGGGTATGGAGTCTATCAAGGTTGAAATGCCAGCCAGTACCACCACTGAGGAGCTGTTGGCCAAGATTGATGAGCTTAATAATAATCCAGATGTACACGGTATCTTGCTACAGCATCCAGTACCTGAGCAGATCGATGAGCGTGCTTGCTTTGACGCTATTGATTTAGCGAAAGATGTGGACGGCGTGACCTCACTGGGCTTTGGTCGTATGAGTATGGGTGAGCCAGCTTATGGTTCATGTACCCCTCAAGGTATTATGTATCTACTTGAGCATTATGGTATTGAATTTTCAGGTAAAAATGCAGTGGTCGTCGGCCGTAGTGCTATCCTAGGTAAGCCAATGGCACAAATGCTATTAAATGCCAACTGCACTGTGACTACTTGCCACTCTCGCACTGAAAACCTTGCTGAACACGTTGGCCGTGCTGACATTATCGTCGGTGCTGTGGGCGTGCCTGAGTTGATCAAAAAAGACTGGATTAAACCAGGTGCTGTAGTAGTCGATGCCGGCTTCCATCCGACTGATAATGGTGGTGTCGGTGATATCGAGTTGACGGGTATTGAGTCGATTGCATCCGCTTACACCCCTGTACCAGGCGGAGTGGGTCCAATGACAATTAATACCTTAATTCGCCAAACTGTAGAAGCAGCGGAAAAAGCAGCTGGTTTATAG
- a CDS encoding protein kinase domain-containing protein, with protein sequence MTNKTILNLISQHLAKRGYQISKHLRLSQHSADNHNNQKDGMPIDVFYQGLTLVTQSTSAVLSTASEGSPAYVYKWQLSPCHSQAQLQSQNKYEQQQQSPHLTFGLYQEIECLQSIHHQSRSAHHLTSSIDSGSPVVPILVYDNNFILSDTEQAHRWQGVGFMMPYFAQGSVKHYLASHNNLHQNSLDIHHKIKLAQAMVSNLRQLHQLGWVHGDIKPSNFLISSTNTDFSTYLSDLSCAFQVNDNTNATSTALATLSGTAAYMPPECWQGQPKSEQSDIYALGITLYEVFMGEKPFVANKLSGWAQSHCQQPLPLLSEPLSKQVPALQVIMDKLLAKQVDNRYQCMDEVCSDVSQLQRQ encoded by the coding sequence ATGACAAATAAAACGATACTCAATCTGATCAGTCAGCATTTGGCAAAACGAGGCTATCAAATCAGTAAGCACTTGCGCCTAAGCCAGCACAGTGCTGACAACCACAATAACCAAAAAGATGGGATGCCAATCGATGTCTTCTACCAAGGTTTAACACTGGTAACACAGTCGACATCGGCAGTTTTGTCCACTGCATCTGAGGGTAGCCCAGCCTATGTTTATAAATGGCAACTGTCGCCATGCCATTCTCAAGCGCAGCTACAATCGCAAAACAAATACGAACAACAGCAGCAAAGCCCACATCTTACTTTTGGCTTATATCAAGAAATAGAGTGTTTACAGTCTATTCATCACCAGAGCCGGTCAGCTCATCACTTGACGAGCTCAATAGACTCTGGCTCACCGGTAGTGCCTATCCTTGTTTATGATAATAATTTTATACTGTCTGATACTGAGCAAGCTCACCGCTGGCAAGGGGTTGGCTTTATGATGCCTTATTTTGCTCAAGGCAGCGTTAAACACTACTTAGCCTCACATAATAACCTGCACCAAAACAGCCTAGATATTCATCATAAAATAAAGCTAGCACAGGCGATGGTTAGCAACTTAAGACAACTGCATCAATTAGGCTGGGTGCATGGCGATATTAAGCCGAGCAATTTTTTAATAAGCAGCACAAACACCGATTTCAGCACTTATCTCAGCGATTTGTCTTGTGCGTTTCAAGTAAACGATAATACAAATGCCACTTCAACCGCCCTAGCTACCTTGTCGGGTACCGCTGCTTATATGCCACCTGAATGCTGGCAAGGTCAGCCAAAAAGTGAGCAAAGCGATATCTATGCGCTTGGCATCACTTTGTATGAGGTGTTTATGGGAGAAAAACCGTTTGTAGCCAATAAGCTGTCTGGTTGGGCGCAATCACATTGCCAGCAACCTCTGCCTTTACTGTCAGAGCCATTAAGCAAACAAGTTCCTGCTCTTCAGGTGATAATGGATAAGCTATTGGCAAAACAAGTCGATAACCGCTATCAGTGTATGGATGAGGTGTGCTCTGATGTCAGTCAGCTGCAAAGACAATAA
- a CDS encoding ATP-binding protein: protein MSNINQNKNQNESQNENQNNSTTVNSLNLDNELAGLLRDYLRQQVTPTIELDPKQVAYRWVGGRQGRLEPIEVSSLLSLDDLIGVDTQKAKISQNTRQFLAGYPANHVLMTGTRGAGKSSLIRALLNEFKADGLRMIEVARDDLQMLDKIRQAISALPEDAGCRYIVYCDDLAFNGQDENYRTLKSVLDGALDSEQDKLLVYATSNRRHLLPQLMKDNVNIYDGQTDEVNPYETIDETVSLSDRFGLWLSFYPMNQETYLNIVAHYLQAQNLEYDEAVRGQALMWASSRGGRSGRVAYQFARHWVGQKLLNQDS, encoded by the coding sequence ATGTCAAATATCAACCAAAACAAGAATCAAAACGAGAGCCAAAACGAAAATCAAAACAACAGCACAACAGTCAATAGCTTAAACTTGGATAATGAGCTGGCAGGATTATTGCGAGATTATTTAAGACAGCAGGTGACACCCACCATTGAACTAGACCCTAAGCAAGTCGCCTACCGCTGGGTCGGTGGCCGTCAAGGTCGACTAGAACCGATTGAAGTTAGCTCACTGCTTAGCTTAGATGACTTAATCGGAGTGGATACGCAAAAGGCAAAAATTAGCCAAAACACGCGTCAGTTTTTAGCCGGCTATCCGGCCAACCATGTACTAATGACAGGTACCCGTGGTGCCGGTAAATCATCGCTGATTCGAGCACTGTTAAACGAATTCAAAGCCGATGGCCTGCGTATGATTGAAGTCGCACGCGATGATTTGCAGATGCTAGATAAGATTCGTCAAGCCATCAGTGCGCTACCCGAAGATGCCGGCTGTCGTTATATCGTATATTGTGATGATTTGGCATTTAATGGCCAAGATGAGAATTATCGTACCCTAAAAAGCGTACTCGATGGAGCGCTGGACTCTGAGCAAGATAAGCTACTGGTATATGCGACCAGTAATCGACGCCATTTGCTACCGCAGCTGATGAAGGATAATGTCAATATCTATGACGGCCAAACCGATGAGGTCAATCCGTATGAGACCATTGATGAAACCGTGTCTTTATCGGATCGCTTTGGGCTGTGGTTGTCGTTCTATCCAATGAATCAAGAGACTTATTTGAATATTGTGGCGCATTATTTACAGGCACAAAACCTAGAATATGACGAGGCGGTACGCGGACAAGCGCTGATGTGGGCCTCTTCTCGTGGCGGGCGCTCAGGGCGTGTGGCGTATCAGTTTGCAAGACACTGGGTTGGTCAGAAGCTGTTAAATCAAGACAGCTAA
- the corA gene encoding magnesium/cobalt transporter CorA: MSSTMAVYDPDAERIEDFEHSGINEVINCCVYSRKTGEFVEKIGLDEVSRTLTNKSNFIWLGLYDPSIETVQTVQRAFDIHELALEDAFNENQRAKIENYGNNSIFVVVRTAFLANNHIHYGATSMFMGNNYIITIRTGASNSYAPVRAYCHRRPEKMAMGPVFVLHAVLDYVVDSYLPITDSLGEYLREQERNIFSYTFSKDTLKSLYKLKSQLVHMRAVMLPVQDICNFFINHKKDDLVSTFPNAAKPYFRDVNDHLLRALDAVNGLNEMLSVAMDTYLAVVNMGQNEVVRKLAAWAGILAVPTAVAGIYGMNFDFMPELHYEYAYFVILGTIFVTCLILYYQFKKSGWL; this comes from the coding sequence ATGTCTTCAACCATGGCCGTCTATGATCCAGATGCAGAACGTATCGAAGACTTTGAACACTCAGGGATTAATGAGGTTATTAACTGCTGCGTTTACTCGCGTAAAACCGGTGAGTTTGTTGAAAAAATTGGCTTAGATGAAGTCAGTCGCACCTTGACCAATAAAAGTAACTTTATTTGGCTCGGCCTGTATGACCCCAGTATCGAGACGGTACAAACTGTGCAACGCGCGTTTGATATCCATGAGCTAGCATTAGAAGACGCGTTTAATGAAAATCAGCGCGCCAAAATCGAAAACTATGGCAATAACTCCATTTTCGTGGTGGTCAGAACTGCCTTTTTGGCCAATAACCATATTCATTATGGTGCCACTTCGATGTTTATGGGCAATAACTACATCATTACCATCCGCACTGGTGCTTCAAACTCTTATGCGCCAGTGCGAGCTTACTGTCACCGCCGCCCTGAAAAGATGGCGATGGGGCCAGTATTTGTGCTGCATGCGGTGCTTGACTATGTGGTCGACAGCTACTTGCCGATTACCGACAGCTTAGGTGAGTATCTGCGCGAACAAGAGCGTAATATCTTCTCTTATACCTTTAGTAAAGACACCTTAAAAAGCCTATACAAGCTAAAATCGCAACTGGTTCACATGCGTGCAGTAATGTTACCGGTACAAGACATCTGTAACTTCTTTATTAATCACAAAAAAGACGACTTAGTGTCTACCTTCCCCAATGCCGCCAAGCCCTACTTCCGTGACGTCAACGATCACCTACTACGCGCTTTAGATGCGGTCAATGGACTCAACGAAATGCTCAGCGTCGCGATGGACACTTACTTAGCAGTGGTGAATATGGGGCAAAACGAGGTAGTACGTAAGCTGGCTGCTTGGGCGGGTATCTTAGCGGTGCCGACTGCGGTGGCGGGGATATATGGCATGAACTTTGACTTCATGCCAGAGCTTCATTATGAGTATGCCTATTTTGTGATTCTAGGCACCATCTTCGTCACCTGTTTGATATTGTATTATCAGTTTAAAAAATCAGGTTGGCTATAA
- a CDS encoding adenylosuccinate synthase yields MGKNVVVLGSQWGDEGKGKIVDLLTEKASAVARFQGGHNAGHTLVVDGKKTVLHLIPSGILRDDVTCFIGNGVVLSPEALLIEMKELEDNNVPVRERLRISPNCPLILPYHIALDQAREAKRGSGKIGTTGRGIGPAYEDKVARRAIKLADLFRDDLEEKLRNLIEYHNFQLTQYYKVDAIDFDETYALCQQWRDELKDLVCDVTEELNQFRLAGKNLMFEGAQGTLLDIDHGTYPFVTSSSVTAGGVSTGTGIGPLYLDYVLGITKAYTTRVGSGPFPTELFDDVGAHLAKVGHEFGATTGRARRCGWFDAEALRRAVVLNSLSGICLTKLDVLDGLDEIRIGVGYDIPESEFAAAHDGEFYETVTPKYETLPGWKGSTVGITKYDDLPEEAKAYIKRIEQLIDCPVDIISTGPDRDETIVLRDPYDA; encoded by the coding sequence ATGGGAAAGAATGTCGTAGTACTAGGTAGCCAATGGGGCGACGAAGGTAAAGGCAAGATTGTTGACTTGCTAACCGAGAAGGCGTCTGCTGTTGCACGTTTCCAAGGTGGTCATAACGCTGGCCATACCTTAGTGGTTGATGGCAAAAAAACCGTTCTACATTTAATTCCATCCGGTATTTTGCGTGATGATGTGACCTGCTTTATCGGTAACGGTGTGGTGCTATCACCTGAAGCCTTGTTGATCGAAATGAAAGAGCTGGAAGACAACAATGTGCCAGTACGTGAGCGTCTAAGAATCTCACCAAACTGCCCATTAATTCTGCCATATCACATTGCGCTAGATCAGGCGCGTGAAGCCAAACGTGGTAGTGGTAAAATTGGTACCACTGGCCGTGGTATTGGTCCTGCATATGAGGACAAAGTGGCACGCCGTGCGATTAAACTGGCCGACCTTTTCCGTGATGATTTAGAAGAAAAGCTACGCAACTTAATCGAATACCACAACTTCCAGTTAACCCAGTATTACAAAGTAGATGCCATCGACTTTGATGAGACTTATGCGCTGTGCCAACAGTGGCGTGATGAGCTAAAAGATTTGGTTTGTGACGTGACCGAAGAGCTAAACCAGTTCCGTTTGGCAGGCAAAAACCTAATGTTTGAAGGTGCGCAAGGTACCTTACTTGACATCGACCATGGTACTTATCCGTTCGTAACTAGCTCAAGCGTTACCGCTGGTGGTGTATCAACCGGTACCGGTATTGGCCCACTTTACTTAGACTACGTATTAGGTATCACCAAAGCTTATACGACCCGTGTTGGTAGTGGCCCATTCCCAACAGAATTGTTCGATGACGTAGGCGCGCACTTGGCCAAAGTCGGTCATGAATTTGGTGCGACAACTGGTCGTGCCCGCCGTTGTGGTTGGTTCGATGCCGAAGCATTGCGCCGTGCCGTGGTATTAAACTCACTATCAGGTATCTGCTTAACCAAGCTTGACGTACTAGATGGCCTAGACGAAATTCGTATTGGTGTGGGCTATGACATCCCTGAGTCTGAGTTTGCTGCTGCCCATGATGGCGAGTTCTACGAAACGGTTACGCCTAAGTACGAAACATTACCAGGCTGGAAAGGCTCAACTGTTGGTATCACTAAATACGACGATCTACCAGAAGAAGCCAAGGCTTATATCAAGCGTATTGAGCAACTAATCGATTGCCCAGTAGATATCATTTCTACTGGTCCAGATCGTGATGAGACCATCGTATTACGCGATCCGTATGATGCCTAA
- a CDS encoding MaoC family dehydratase: MVQQLYLEDINVGDSWVSREETISEAEIKAFAKDYDPQPYHLDNERAKDTFFGTLVASGWHTAGVTMRLMVESIPIATGLIGAGAQMSWPMPTYPGDVLHIKAEVVEIKASKSKPDQGMVVVQIDTYNQDNNIVQHFTCTMLAFKRSAGIVPLNNERLLGTQ; the protein is encoded by the coding sequence ATGGTGCAGCAATTGTATCTTGAAGATATCAACGTAGGGGACAGTTGGGTCAGCCGTGAAGAAACTATTAGCGAAGCGGAAATCAAAGCTTTTGCTAAAGATTATGACCCACAGCCGTATCACCTAGATAATGAGCGCGCCAAAGATACTTTCTTCGGCACTTTAGTTGCCAGTGGTTGGCATACTGCCGGGGTAACCATGCGTTTGATGGTGGAGAGCATTCCAATTGCAACCGGTCTGATTGGCGCCGGAGCGCAAATGAGCTGGCCGATGCCGACCTATCCAGGTGATGTGCTGCATATCAAAGCAGAGGTGGTTGAGATTAAAGCGTCAAAGTCTAAGCCAGATCAGGGTATGGTTGTGGTACAAATTGACACCTATAATCAAGACAATAACATTGTGCAGCATTTTACTTGCACCATGCTGGCGTTTAAACGCAGTGCTGGTATTGTGCCGTTAAATAATGAGCGACTGTTAGGGACTCAATAA
- a CDS encoding phosphate-starvation-inducible protein PsiE: MQPKSDWDSKIQALGELLVDVSHYIALLVIGFVVIWAAGSEFIGIIQNGKAALKDILMLFIYLELLAMIGIYFKTHRLPVQFLIYIAITALSRHLVVDVQAVSDTFHLWLLITITVSIFILSLAVFLLTWTASLYGRPDDNLPSVDHAKPKSDPKTPEKLTE; the protein is encoded by the coding sequence ATGCAGCCTAAAAGCGACTGGGATAGTAAGATTCAAGCACTGGGCGAGCTATTGGTTGATGTCAGCCATTATATTGCGCTGTTGGTGATTGGATTTGTAGTGATATGGGCCGCTGGCAGTGAGTTTATCGGTATTATTCAAAACGGTAAAGCAGCATTAAAAGACATTTTGATGCTGTTTATTTATCTTGAGCTGTTGGCAATGATTGGTATCTATTTTAAAACCCATCGCTTGCCGGTACAGTTCTTAATTTATATTGCGATTACCGCCTTGTCCCGACATTTGGTTGTGGATGTGCAGGCGGTATCCGATACCTTCCATCTGTGGCTACTGATTACCATTACGGTGTCTATCTTTATTCTAAGTTTGGCAGTGTTTTTATTGACCTGGACCGCCAGCTTGTATGGTCGCCCTGATGATAATCTGCCATCAGTAGATCACGCTAAACCAAAGTCTGATCCTAAAACACCAGAAAAGCTAACTGAGTAG
- a CDS encoding DUF5376 family protein: MNFKFCYFKFPDSEDLNPTVCPSTTESDEESLISSYLIDSGGVSIKSHIDYLTECLRCLKDISIYNADISSNSYGVEIDGDNVKIYFLYSKNEEAIVDRFKLGKLLYAWILFLKREPKQWYEEIANID, encoded by the coding sequence ATGAACTTTAAGTTTTGTTATTTCAAGTTCCCTGACTCTGAAGATTTAAACCCTACTGTCTGTCCTAGCACAACAGAAAGTGATGAAGAGAGTTTAATCTCATCGTACCTGATAGATAGTGGAGGGGTGTCGATAAAATCGCATATTGATTATTTGACAGAGTGTTTAAGGTGTTTAAAAGACATCTCAATATATAACGCAGATATCAGCAGTAACTCCTACGGGGTTGAGATAGATGGTGATAATGTAAAAATATATTTTTTATACAGTAAGAATGAGGAAGCCATAGTAGATCGCTTCAAATTAGGAAAGCTACTATATGCATGGATATTATTCTTAAAAAGAGAACCAAAGCAATGGTATGAAGAGATTGCCAATATAGACTAG
- a CDS encoding DUF2237 family protein, whose amino-acid sequence MSSPHPDPQLNQRNVLGTALASCCFDPITGFYRNGFCHTGPQDVGLHTVCAKMTSEFLNFSVKTGNDLVTPMPEFGFPGLKAGDYWCVCALRWLDALDHGVAPNIKLEACHESLLELVDIETLKRYSL is encoded by the coding sequence ATGTCATCACCACATCCCGATCCACAATTAAATCAAAGAAACGTCCTAGGTACTGCCCTTGCCAGCTGCTGCTTTGACCCTATCACCGGCTTTTATCGTAACGGTTTTTGTCATACTGGGCCACAAGATGTTGGATTGCATACCGTTTGTGCAAAGATGACCAGTGAGTTTTTAAACTTTTCAGTCAAAACCGGCAATGATTTAGTCACACCGATGCCAGAATTCGGCTTTCCGGGTTTAAAGGCAGGTGATTACTGGTGTGTTTGTGCCCTACGTTGGTTAGATGCTTTAGATCATGGCGTAGCACCTAATATTAAGCTTGAAGCTTGCCATGAGAGTTTGCTTGAGCTGGTAGATATAGAGACACTAAAGCGCTATTCGCTGTAA
- a CDS encoding GNAT family N-acetyltransferase: MTLTIRNATHADIPKLIDIFEQSILAIDDLIYSKAQKRAWMTVETGLATPEDFWKHRFARTQPSVAESAAGEVVGFIEYLLYKNQSSENDPQCAYIDGLFVHPNYQRQGVAQALYDKTVFNPYGMSINTVWVHASKLAYPFFLKQGFEVVEQQQVERHNVTLSRYLMRKFIK, encoded by the coding sequence ATGACATTGACCATTCGCAATGCAACTCATGCAGATATTCCTAAACTGATAGACATCTTTGAACAATCCATTTTGGCAATTGACGACTTGATATACTCTAAGGCGCAAAAAAGAGCATGGATGACAGTAGAAACAGGACTGGCTACACCCGAGGACTTTTGGAAGCATCGTTTTGCCCGCACTCAGCCATCGGTTGCTGAAAGCGCAGCAGGGGAAGTCGTAGGGTTTATTGAATATTTGCTGTATAAAAATCAGAGCAGTGAAAATGATCCTCAGTGCGCCTATATCGATGGGCTATTTGTACACCCAAATTATCAGCGTCAAGGTGTTGCCCAAGCGTTATATGATAAGACAGTATTCAACCCCTACGGTATGAGTATCAATACTGTCTGGGTGCACGCCTCAAAGCTTGCGTATCCTTTCTTTTTAAAACAAGGATTTGAGGTTGTTGAGCAGCAACAGGTTGAGCGCCATAATGTGACATTATCGCGCTATCTAATGCGCAAGTTCATTAAGTAG
- a CDS encoding ATP phosphoribosyltransferase regulatory subunit has translation MSESSISSSKSQIQSSNKLAHVSDTDNIWLLPDGVSDLLSDEAQKQEWLRYKLTRLLISRGYELICPPMIEFTESLLGNASEDLKRQTFKIIDQLSGRLMGVRADITPQILRIDAHLNKMGKANEIARYCYAGHVIRTLPNGLFGSRTPLQLGAEIFGSDSLDADIELIDVLYALIDNLNLKDHLHIDIGHVAIFARLKELAGLSDSDADVLMNLYANKALPELQHICADLPMGSDFYQLAVHGHDMAALKQALSDTATQDDAIIKAVKEVQTMVAHIKQTYQSNVSVDITELGYHYHTGIVFNAYFDNESQAVVRGGRFNGESFSAAAQQQTAIAEELPSRSATGFSLEVTRLQRYISLNEAKLVLVRFADMQGVRADDNTQLAKDLDNKIAELRDLGHKVVRPLSEHDVPNNVTHQLVLEDGEWVLTAV, from the coding sequence GTGTCTGAAAGTTCTATCTCCTCAAGCAAAAGTCAAATTCAATCGTCCAATAAATTAGCGCATGTCTCTGATACAGATAACATTTGGTTGCTACCTGATGGGGTTAGCGATTTATTGTCTGATGAGGCGCAAAAGCAAGAGTGGTTGCGTTATAAGTTGACCCGCTTATTAATTAGCCGTGGTTATGAGCTGATTTGTCCGCCGATGATTGAGTTTACCGAGTCATTGTTAGGTAATGCCTCAGAAGATTTGAAACGTCAAACTTTTAAAATTATTGATCAGTTGTCTGGACGATTAATGGGGGTGCGCGCCGATATTACGCCGCAAATCCTACGTATTGATGCCCACTTAAATAAAATGGGTAAAGCCAATGAAATCGCCCGTTACTGCTATGCCGGTCACGTGATTCGTACCTTGCCAAATGGCTTGTTCGGCTCACGCACACCGTTACAGTTGGGTGCTGAAATCTTCGGTAGTGATAGTTTAGATGCTGATATCGAGCTAATTGATGTACTTTATGCTTTGATTGATAACTTGAACTTGAAAGATCATTTGCACATAGACATCGGCCACGTCGCTATCTTTGCACGCCTAAAAGAGCTGGCAGGATTATCAGACAGTGATGCCGACGTATTAATGAATTTATACGCCAATAAAGCGCTGCCAGAGCTACAGCATATCTGTGCTGATCTACCGATGGGCAGTGACTTTTATCAATTGGCTGTGCATGGTCATGACATGGCGGCGCTAAAGCAAGCTTTATCAGATACTGCTACCCAAGATGACGCTATTATTAAAGCGGTGAAAGAAGTTCAGACCATGGTTGCTCACATTAAACAAACATATCAGAGCAATGTCAGTGTTGATATTACTGAGCTTGGCTACCATTATCATACCGGTATTGTGTTTAATGCCTACTTTGATAATGAATCGCAAGCGGTGGTGCGTGGCGGACGCTTTAATGGCGAAAGCTTTAGTGCCGCAGCGCAGCAACAGACAGCGATCGCAGAAGAGTTGCCATCACGCAGTGCCACAGGCTTTAGCTTAGAAGTAACGCGTTTGCAGCGCTATATTAGCTTAAATGAAGCTAAGCTGGTGCTGGTACGCTTTGCCGATATGCAAGGGGTGCGTGCTGATGACAATACGCAATTAGCAAAAGACTTGGATAACAAAATCGCAGAATTACGTGATTTAGGTCACAAAGTGGTGCGTCCATTAAGCGAGCACGATGTGCCCAATAATGTGACCCATCAATTGGTTCTAGAAGATGGTGAGTGGGTTTTAACCGCGGTTTAA